Proteins co-encoded in one Papaver somniferum cultivar HN1 chromosome 5, ASM357369v1, whole genome shotgun sequence genomic window:
- the LOC113277874 gene encoding transcription factor MafB-like, translating into MENETRQLRIPGGIVHHYPHWYQCPPHHHHQPQHLHHHHHSHHLHHHHHHLHPHHLHHQHHLGGHNLNPCIHHNLTSHPNLNHFHSCPNFPPPPATIPCRLQSGTSVTIPGTLNVETSSGSKEQQGSDYQFVHEEYHLEEEQEEEEEAMYVMTDEWLEFFAKSEAKRKLEKQQAKLKKKQQQTKLEKKKRAS; encoded by the exons ATGGAGAACGAAACCCGTCAGCTCAGAATTCCCGGTGGAATCGTTCATCATTACCCACATTGGTATCAATGTCCtcctcatcaccaccaccagccacagcaccttcaccaccaccatcattcacatcaccttcaccaccaccaccaccacctacatccacatcaccttcaccaccagcaCCATTTAGGTGGTCATAATCTCAATCCTTGTATACATCACAACCTTACTTCCCACCCTAATCTTAATCACTTTCATTCGTGCCCTAATTTTCCTCCTCCTCCTGCAACTATTCCCTGTAGACTCCAATCTGGTACCTCTGTTACTATTCCTGGCACTCTCAATGTGGAGACTTCTTCTGGCTCTAAGGAACAACAAGGTTCAGATTATCA GTTTGTGCATGAGGAATATCATCTAGAAGAAGagcaagaagaggaagaggaagcaatGTATGTTATGACTGACGAATGGTTGGAGTTCTTTGCTAAATCAGAAGCGAAAAGAAAATTAG AAAAGCAACAAGCGAAGctgaagaagaagcagcagcaaacAAAGCTGGAGAAGAAGAAGCGGGCTAGCTAA